Proteins encoded together in one Impatiens glandulifera chromosome 1, dImpGla2.1, whole genome shotgun sequence window:
- the LOC124939415 gene encoding transcription repressor OFP13-like, producing MGKKMKLPFLCKNEEPLITHQQPLQLSSCMQPNSLIFQEEREIYNGDHSTESMIIRGLKSERLFFDPNGTRSLVCKREPIISDHEGIPFEKISVALAMDSADPYGDFRKSMEEMVEINGLRDWESLEELLGWYLRMNGKMHHGFIVGAFADLLVGVSMPPCSDSATSYSSLFSSSSSSSSSSPPISPSMRARRKRDLRKKTKNIM from the coding sequence ATGGGGAAGAAGATGAAGCTACCATTTCTCTGCAAGAACGAAGAACCATTAATTACTCATCAGCAGCCATTGCAATTGTCTTCATGCATGCAACCAAATAGTCTTATTTTTCAAGAAGAAAGGGAGATTTACAATGGGGATCATTCAACTGAGTCGATGATCATACGTGGGTTGAAATCAGAGAGGCTGTTCTTCGATCCCAATGGAACTAGATCACTTGTTTGTAAGAGGGAACCAATTATATCGGATCATGAGGGAATTCCATTTGAAAAGATCAGCGTAGCTTTGGCAATGGATTCTGCGGATCCTTATGGGGATTTTAGGAAATCAATGGAGGAGATGGTTGAAATAAATGGATTGAGAGATTGGGAGAGTTTGGAGGAGTTGTTGGGATGGTATTTGAGGATGAACGGGAAGATGCACCATGGTTTTATTGTTGGTGCTTTCGCTGATCTTCTTGTTGGGGTGTCTATGCCGCCATGTTCTGATTCTGCTACCTCTTATTCTTCTTTGTTTTCATCTTCCTCCTCTTCATCTTCGTCGTCTCCTCCCATATCTCCATCTATGAGAGCTAGGAGAAAGAGAGATTTGAGGAAGAAGACcaaaaatataatgtaa